A region from the Antennarius striatus isolate MH-2024 chromosome 22, ASM4005453v1, whole genome shotgun sequence genome encodes:
- the plxnc1 gene encoding plexin-C1 isoform X1, which translates to MILLPGLLFVLWGELGRCLEKDEGFEFQGDLRHIAVTNRMVYISTKERLYQLDHDLSLIRSVSQRGILTFAEIVDDVQFHRVSDAVQWNATFSINVLLPMDESETLISCGATDNECGYCELLDLKNISNVLYREHILVGPPWSSSASVAFLVDVKTHHASTERYILAAIQQFDQPAKKTSCLIGSEVVKLHNTNNKQNGGVFSPAGQHSTNSIESKGSVEFVDGFQVDFVIYLFSNLPSGDKGNQVRLLWLEGKNNKMTTFASLRGATLSISGGGAGSRLVASSVIPGGPQVLWSGVFSMDGGPTNTELVLFDISLDLSVGSLVDPDFFLAKGTTKPQTPKTLKPKMVLLRQKHLTAVLAVRQKAWMVFFIGTGDGQLIKLAVDKNYDTTCTRVLYRADDDRRVLPKLRLDRVDDKHVYIPFQNQVKRVPVSKCSTYTTVEECWSAQDPHCVWCSSIRRCTFEEECQGSEWLSIPDVSQQKMVSYKVVKDRTDQITLTIQTHVTASQDSLSNFACQFSSKLSSEFCRRDSPPPHFPQCSCILTNGQIPAGGLNVTVRIRLGTTKLLEKLMLTNCNDIQGPPTYVLCHRCVEAGCDWGMGGCSWANQEAENDSVCQMMVSGMKFSSPEIISISPSIVSFYGRNHVVLSGRNLDGVTRVRLHADTTCNPQESPVWNNTGVNLTFHIPSADNKGVVKVCVLLPDGSCHGNAEITYQSSPSCTNIVPNSSWISGKRTITMIGSHLEFVEGVLHSSAMQDVRSTRDNCYKNLTYDTPASDNVDIFQSGVFVRVANETLTCSTTITYYPDPEFTSFTSTRIGDDVRITIQKKADKLEIIPVELMVWGVQEGKQHPCIMEEKETSVETEFFICEIRMTPKAKFQQLKINYGNKTVTLNIKSFPLFALIPIVLLPIPCIVVLVIIVYRRKQKKLTAKIKKVMDDMELNIRNDIRQGFVDLQTEKADLMENVGAIPFLDYKHFASRIFFPESESLMALCIKDIDQDVLQVQLDECCQGLSKLIQNKVFLTSMVHALEEQKSFTIKDKCVFASLLTVTLHNNLWYLTEVMEALLKDLMQQSSSSQPKLLLRRTESIVEKLLTNWMSICLYGFLRESVGQHLFLMVSALTQQTARGPVDCVTEKALYTLSEDWLLWQAQDYSSLKLKVLFAVGSNGEVSEPLEVNALSCDSIEQVKEKILSAFRAKFGFAYSTTLVNLCIEYEKNGSFVPLKEVDGSSEVIGEVTMLNTLKHYMVPDGATIKVLSTKTHPPLSPQGSLKDDENFSGKYFHLIDPDVDTDQRKNPEVKKFKLKEVHLTKLLSTKVAVHSFVENLFRSIWGMPKGRAPHAVKFFFDFLDTQADSMKIMDPDVLHIWKTNSLPLRFWVNIIKNPQFVFDMEKTPHLDGCLSVIAQAFMDSFSLSELQLGKHAPTNKLLYAKDIPKFKQEVKGYYKQIRDHPLITVPEFKEFLQESSEKHENKFNEAAALRELYRFVQKYFTEIVEKLDQNGTPSELTEQLHHVKKLFDGLKSCSWN; encoded by the exons ATGATCCTGCTGCCTGGTCTCTTATTCGTTCTCTGGGGAGAACTGGGTCGTTGTCTGGAGAAGGATGAAGGCTTCGAGTTTCAGGGAGACCTCCGTCACATCGCCGTGACTAACAGGATGGTTTACATCTCCACGAAGGAGAGGCTGTACCAGCTGGATCACGACCTGTCTCTGATCCGGAGTGTGTCCCAGAGAGGAATCTTGACGTTTGCTGAGATAGTGGACGACGTGCAATTTCATCGGGTTTCTGACGCGGTTCAATGGAACGCAACTTTCAGCATCAACGTATTGCTGCCGATGGATGAAAGCGAAACGCTGATAAGTTGCGGTGCGACCGACAACGAGTGCGGTTACTGCGAGCTGCTGGACCTGAAGAACATTTCAAATGTCCTGTACAGAGAACACATCCTGGTGGGGCCCCCGTGGAGCAGCAGCGCGTCCGTGGCCTTCCTGGTGGATGTGAAGACGCACCATGCCTCGACTGAGAGGTACATCCTGGCTGCCATCCAGCAATTCGACCAACCCGCAAAAAAGACCAGCTGTTTAATCGGATCAGAAGTTGTGAAGCTTCATAATACGAATAACAAGCAGAATGGAGGTGTGTTTTCACCTGCGGGCCAACATTCCACGAATTCAATCGAAAGCAAAGGCAGCGTGGAGTTTGTGGATGGGTTTCAGGTCGATTTCGTTATTTATCTTTTCTCCAACCTGCCCTCCGGTGACAAGGGAAACCAAGTTCGTCTCCTTTGGTTAGaagggaaaaacaacaaaatgacgACCTTCGCCTCGCTGCGGGGAGCGACTCTCAGCATCTCCGGTGGCGGGGCGGGCAGTCGACTCGTCGCATCCTCCGTGATCCCTGGTGGCCCCCAGGTGCTGTGGAGCGGCGTGTTCAGTATGGATGGAGGTCCGACCAACACCGAGCTGGTTCTGTTTGACATCAGTCTAGACCTCAGCGTGGGCAGTCTGGTGGATCCAGACTTCTTCCTTGCAAAGGGTACTACCAAGCCGCAGACG ccAAAGACACTGAAGCCAAAGATGGTCCTCCTGAGGCAGAAACACCTGACCGCTGTGCTGGCAGTCAGACAGAAGGCCTGGATGGTTTTCTTCATTGGGACAGGAGATGGGCAGCTCATTAAG CTTGCTGTGGACAAGAACTATGACACCACCTGCACCAGGGTGCTCTACAGAGCCGACGACGACCGCAGAGTGCTTCCCAAATTACGTCTGGATCGAGTGGATGATAAGCACGTCTACATCCCATTTCAAAACCAG GTGAAGCGTGTACCTGTGTCAAAGTGCAGCACATACACAACTGTAGAGGAGTGTTGGTCCGCACAGGATCCACATTGTGTCTGGTGCAGCTCCATCAGAAG GTGCACATTTGAAGAGGAGTGTCAGGGTTCTGAGTGGTTATCCATCCCCGACGTGTCTCAACAGAAAATGGTCTCATACAAAGTAGTAAAGGACAGGACTGACCAA ATCACACTTACCATCCAGACACACGTGACAGCGAGTCAGGACTCACTCTCCAACTTCGCCTGTCAATTCAGTTCAAAGTTGTCTTCAGAGTTTTGTCGCAGGGACAGCCCTCctccacatttcccacaatgcagctgcATCCTTACAAATGGTCAAATTCCTGCTGGAG GCCTCAATGTCACAGTTAGAATTAGACTTGGGACGACAAAATTGTTGGAAAAACTGATGCTAACCAACTGCAATGACATCCAGGGGCCACCAACCTATGTCCT GTGTCACCGGTGTGTTGAGGCTGGCTGTGACTGGGGTATGGGTGGCTGTTCCTGGGCCAATCAAGaagcagaaaat GACAGCGTTTGTCAAATGATGGTGTCTGGGATGAAATTTTCT AGTCCAGAGatcatctccatctctcccAGCATCGTGTCATTCTATGGCAGGAACCATGTGGTGCTTTCTGGTCGGAACCTTGATGGTGTGACCAGAGTCAGGCTCCATGCAGACACAACCTGCAACCCACAAGA ATCTCCTGTATGGAACAATACTGGTGTGAATCTGACGTTCCACATTCCCAGCGCCGACAATAAAGGTGTGGTGAAGGTTTGTGTTCTCCTCCCAGATGGTAGTTGCCATGGCAATGCAGAAATTACCTACCAGTCATCACCATCCTGCACCAACATTGTACCAAACAGCAGTTGGATCAG TGGGAAGAGGACGATCACAATGATAGGGTCTCATCTGGAGTTTGTGGAAGGGGTCCTACACAGCTCCGCCATGCAGGACGTCAGATCTACCCGAGACAACTGCTATAAG AATCTCACCTATGACACCCCTGCATCGGACAATGTGGACATTTTTCAGAGTGGTGTGTTTGTCAGAGTAGCCAATGAAACTCTGACCTGCTCCACAACTATAACCTACTACCCAGACCCCGAGTTCACCAGCTTCACCAGCACAAGGATAGGAGATGATGTCCGCATCACCATACAG aaaaaggCTGACAAACTGGAGATAATTCCTGTGGAGCTGATGGTGTGGGGCGTTCAGGAGGGGAAACAACACCCCTGCAtcatggaagaaaaagaaacaagtgtTGAGACAGAGTTTTTTATCTGTGAGATTCGAATGACACCTAAAGCTAAATTTCAACAATTAAAG ATAAACTATGGAAATAAGACAgtgacattaaacattaaatcattTCCTCTGTTTGCTCTGATACCAATAGTTCTTCTGCCAATACCCTGCATTGTTGTTT TGGTGATTATTGTGTATCGACGTAAACAGAAGAAACTGACTGCTAAGATCAAAAAGGTCATGGATGATATGGAGCTCAACATCAGGAATGATATTAGGCAAG GTTTTGTGGACCTTCAGACAGAGAAAGCTGACCTGATGGAAAATGTTGGCGCCATTCCCTTCCTGGACTACAAGCACTTTGCCTCCAGAATCTTTTTTCCTGAG AGTGAATCTCTGATGGCGTTGTGTATCAAAGACATTGATCAG GACGTGTTGCAGGTCCAACTTGATGAGTGCTGCCAGGGATTGTCCAAACTGATCCAAAACAAGGTCTTCCTCACATCTATGGTGCACGCTCTGGAGGAACAGAAGAGCTTCACAATAAAAGACAA GTGTGTGTTCGCGTCATTGCTGACTGTAACGCTTCATAATAACTTGTGGTACCTGACGGAGGTAATGGAGGCTCTGTTGAAGGACCTgatgcagcagagcagcagctctCAACCTAAACTGCTGCTCCGACGTACCGAGTCCATCGTGGAGAAGCTCCTGACCAACTGGATGTCCATCTGCCTCTACGGCTTCCTCCGA GAAAGCGTTGGCCAGCACTTGTTTCTGATGGTGAGTGCTCTCACGCAGCAGACGGCCAGAGGACCAGTGGACTGTGTGACGGAGAAAGCTCTGTACACGCTCAGTGAGGACTGGCTGCTGTGGCAGGCTCAAGACTACAGCTCCTTG AAGCTGAAGGTGCTGTTTGCAGTAGGCAGCAATGGAGAGGTCAGCGAGCCTCTGGAGGTCAACGCTCTCAGCTGTGACAGCATCGAACAGGTCAAAGAGAAAATCCTGTCCGCCTTCAGAGCCAAGTTTGGTTTCGCTTACAGCACCACTCTCGTAAACTTGTGTATTG AGTATGAGAAGAATGGATCATTTGTCCCGCTAAAGGAAGTGGATGGGAGCTCTGAGGTCATCGGGGAGGTGACAATGCTCAACACGCTGAAGCACTACATG GTTCCTGATGGAGCTACGATCAAAGTGCTCTCCACAAAAACTCATCCTCCTCTGAGCCCACAGGGTAGTCTGAAGG ATGATGAGAACTTCTCCGGAAAATACTTCCACTTG ATTGACCCTGATGTCGACACGGACCAAAGAAAAAACCCAGAGGTGAAGAAGTTCAAACTGAAGGAAGTGCACCTTACCAAACTGCTCTCCACCAAG GTGGCGGTGCATTCGTTTGTGGAGAACTTGTTCAGATCGATCTGGGGGATGCCAAAGGGCAGAGCTCCACATgctgtcaaatttttttttgacttccTGGATACCCAGGCAGACAGCATGAAGATCATGGACCCAGATGTGCTTCACATCTGGAAGACTAACAG TTTGCCCCTGCGGTTCTGGGTCAACATCATCAAGAACCCtcagtttgtttttgacatGGAGAAGACTCCCCATTTGGACGGCTGCCTGTCAGTCATTGCTCAGGCCTTCATGGACTCCTTTTCTCTTAGTGAATTACAACTGGGGAAG CATGCTCCAACCAACAAGCTCCTCTACGCCAAAGACATTCCCAAGTTCAAACAGGAGGTCAAGGGTTACTATAAGCAGATCAGAGATCATCCACTAATCACAGTCCCGGAATTCAAAGAGTTCCTGCAGGAGTCGTCAGAG aaacatgaaaacaagttCAATGAAGCTGCGGCCCTCAGAGAGCTCTACAGATTTGTCCAGAAATACTTCACAGAG ATCGTAGAGAAGCTGGACCAAAACGGAACCCCTTCAGAGCTGACGGAGCAACTACATCAcgttaaaaaattgtttgatGGACTAAAAAGCTGCTCATGGAATTGA
- the LOC137589653 gene encoding centrosomal protein of 83 kDa-like, whose protein sequence is MTPQQLELVRGQAEQEMEAKCMERISRMEKEVKQYKGGYDEVLQKCASLVSQMECQRDEHAHILKEMNVLHETEISRLVNERKELVACCHHLDSLRVAKDKEALQKEKVELSIRMSNMEAQDALKSVKTENQWLRQQLERMRTECEHRESLEKLSSSKHMYKTEKEVSALNNQIEKLKQTHNLEIAKMKMELKSSKGELEREKKALKKQRDDLLEEIKKMQVAVKQYKAALFEKEQEMVKKVQSTREEELCRFAALHEEKSKLVDRLASLERTKALKDAEDISEKMEWEGRLHRALLGKESAQRELQSLRSKLQEFEETAKQQAELSDLQQQNLELRIQLERCTESKSDCRETLSQVHEELRRVRAEEEQLNDRYNKLQQKYFILKDKLKRAEEAQKTRKSLTESTERNLQNQIEQLEAKNEELQEQQHHKQLSLLGQRMKDLERTQQLQLDGL, encoded by the exons ATGACCcctcagcagctggagctggtcAGAGGTCAGGCGGAGCAGGAGATGGAGGCTAAATGCATGGAGCGGATCAGCAGAATGGAAAAG GAGGTAAAGCAATACAAGGGTGGGTACGACGAAGTGCTGCAAAAATGTGCCAGTCTGGTGTCTCAGATGGAATGCCAGAGAGATGAACATGCTCACATACTAAAGGAAATGAACGTCCTCCATGAAACTGAG ATCTCTCGTcttgtgaatgagaggaaggaGCTGGTGGCTTGCTGTCATCACCTGGATTCACTACGTGTTGCCAAGGATAAGGAGGCACTACAGAAGGAGAAAGTCGAGTTATCAATACGTATGAGTAACATGGAGGCTCAGGATGCTCTGAAGTCTGTGAAG ACGGAGAATCAGTGGTTGCGACAGCAGCTGGAGAGGATGAGGACAGAGTGTGAGCATCGTGAGAGCTTGGAGAAGTTAAGTTCAAGTAAACACATGTACAAGACCGAGAAGGAGGTGAGCGCTCTCAACAATCAG atTGAAAAGCTCAAGCAAACCCACAATTTGGAGATAGCCAAGATGAAGATGGAGTTGAAGTCTTCTAAAGGGGAGCTGGAGCGGGAGAAAAAAGCCCTGAAGAAGCAAAGAGATG ATTTGCTAGAGGAAATAAAGAAGATGCAGGTAGCAGTGAAGCAATACAAAGCAGCTCTGTTTGAGAAGGAGCAGGAGATGGTGAAAAAGGTTCAGTCAACCCGTGAGGAGGAGTTATGTAGATTTGCAGCCTTGCATGAAGAAAA GTCAAAGTTAGTCGACCGTCTTGCCTCTTTGGAGAGGACAAAGGCATTGAAGGATGCTGAAGACATCAGCGAGAAGATGGAGTGGGAGGGACGTCTTCACAGGGCACTCCTTGGAAAGGAATCGGCTCAAAGGGAGCTCCAGAGTCTGAG AAGCAAACTACAGGAGTTTGAGGAGACTGCGAAACAGCAAGCAGAGCTCTCTGATCTGCAGCAG CAAAACCTGGAGCTTCGTATCCAGTTGGAGAGATGCACAGAGTCTAAAAGTGACTGCAGAGAGACTCTGAGCCAAGTCCACGAGGAGCTGAGGAGGGTCAGAGCTGAGGAAGAGCA gCTGAATGATCGATACAATAAGCTGCAGCAGAAGTACTTTATTCTAAAGGACAAGCTGAAGAGGGCAGAGGAGGCCCAGAAGACG AGGAAATCCCTGACTGAGAGCACAGAAAGGAACCTCCAGAATCAAATTGAGCAGCTGGAGGCTAAGAATGAGGAGCTGCAA GAACAGCAGCATCACAAGCAGTTGTCTCTGCTCGGTCAGAGGATGAAAGACTTGGAAAGAacgcagcagctgcagctggatgGGCTGTAA
- the plxnc1 gene encoding plexin-C1 isoform X2: MILLPGLLFVLWGELGRCLEKDEGFEFQGDLRHIAVTNRMVYISTKERLYQLDHDLSLIRSVSQRGILTFAEIVDDVQFHRVSDAVQWNATFSINVLLPMDESETLISCGATDNECGYCELLDLKNISNVLYREHILVGPPWSSSASVAFLVDVKTHHASTERYILAAIQQFDQPAKKTSCLIGSEVVKLHNTNNKQNGGVFSPAGQHSTNSIESKGSVEFVDGFQVDFVIYLFSNLPSGDKGNQVRLLWLEGKNNKMTTFASLRGATLSISGGGAGSRLVASSVIPGGPQVLWSGVFSMDGGPTNTELVLFDISLDLSVGSLVDPDFFLAKGTTKPQTPKTLKPKMVLLRQKHLTAVLAVRQKAWMVFFIGTGDGQLIKLAVDKNYDTTCTRVLYRADDDRRVLPKLRLDRVDDKHVYIPFQNQVKRVPVSKCSTYTTVEECWSAQDPHCVWCSSIRRCTFEEECQGSEWLSIPDVSQQKMVSYKVVKDRTDQITLTIQTHVTASQDSLSNFACQFSSKLSSEFCRRDSPPPHFPQCSCILTNGQIPAGGLNVTVRIRLGTTKLLEKLMLTNCNDIQGPPTYVLCHRCVEAGCDWGMGGCSWANQEAENDSVCQMMVSGMKFSSPEIISISPSIVSFYGRNHVVLSGRNLDGVTRVRLHADTTCNPQESPVWNNTGVNLTFHIPSADNKGVVKVCVLLPDGSCHGNAEITYQSSPSCTNIVPNSSWISGKRTITMIGSHLEFVEGVLHSSAMQDVRSTRDNCYKNLTYDTPASDNVDIFQSGVFVRVANETLTCSTTITYYPDPEFTSFTSTRIGDDVRITIQKKADKLEIIPVELMVWGVQEGKQHPCIMEEKETSVETEFFICEIRMTPKAKFQQLKINYGNKTVTLNIKSFPLFALIPIVLLPIPCIVVLVIIVYRRKQKKLTAKIKKVMDDMELNIRNDIRQGFVDLQTEKADLMENVGAIPFLDYKHFASRIFFPESESLMALCIKDIDQVQLDECCQGLSKLIQNKVFLTSMVHALEEQKSFTIKDKCVFASLLTVTLHNNLWYLTEVMEALLKDLMQQSSSSQPKLLLRRTESIVEKLLTNWMSICLYGFLRESVGQHLFLMVSALTQQTARGPVDCVTEKALYTLSEDWLLWQAQDYSSLKLKVLFAVGSNGEVSEPLEVNALSCDSIEQVKEKILSAFRAKFGFAYSTTLVNLCIEYEKNGSFVPLKEVDGSSEVIGEVTMLNTLKHYMVPDGATIKVLSTKTHPPLSPQGSLKDDENFSGKYFHLIDPDVDTDQRKNPEVKKFKLKEVHLTKLLSTKVAVHSFVENLFRSIWGMPKGRAPHAVKFFFDFLDTQADSMKIMDPDVLHIWKTNSLPLRFWVNIIKNPQFVFDMEKTPHLDGCLSVIAQAFMDSFSLSELQLGKHAPTNKLLYAKDIPKFKQEVKGYYKQIRDHPLITVPEFKEFLQESSEKHENKFNEAAALRELYRFVQKYFTEIVEKLDQNGTPSELTEQLHHVKKLFDGLKSCSWN; the protein is encoded by the exons ATGATCCTGCTGCCTGGTCTCTTATTCGTTCTCTGGGGAGAACTGGGTCGTTGTCTGGAGAAGGATGAAGGCTTCGAGTTTCAGGGAGACCTCCGTCACATCGCCGTGACTAACAGGATGGTTTACATCTCCACGAAGGAGAGGCTGTACCAGCTGGATCACGACCTGTCTCTGATCCGGAGTGTGTCCCAGAGAGGAATCTTGACGTTTGCTGAGATAGTGGACGACGTGCAATTTCATCGGGTTTCTGACGCGGTTCAATGGAACGCAACTTTCAGCATCAACGTATTGCTGCCGATGGATGAAAGCGAAACGCTGATAAGTTGCGGTGCGACCGACAACGAGTGCGGTTACTGCGAGCTGCTGGACCTGAAGAACATTTCAAATGTCCTGTACAGAGAACACATCCTGGTGGGGCCCCCGTGGAGCAGCAGCGCGTCCGTGGCCTTCCTGGTGGATGTGAAGACGCACCATGCCTCGACTGAGAGGTACATCCTGGCTGCCATCCAGCAATTCGACCAACCCGCAAAAAAGACCAGCTGTTTAATCGGATCAGAAGTTGTGAAGCTTCATAATACGAATAACAAGCAGAATGGAGGTGTGTTTTCACCTGCGGGCCAACATTCCACGAATTCAATCGAAAGCAAAGGCAGCGTGGAGTTTGTGGATGGGTTTCAGGTCGATTTCGTTATTTATCTTTTCTCCAACCTGCCCTCCGGTGACAAGGGAAACCAAGTTCGTCTCCTTTGGTTAGaagggaaaaacaacaaaatgacgACCTTCGCCTCGCTGCGGGGAGCGACTCTCAGCATCTCCGGTGGCGGGGCGGGCAGTCGACTCGTCGCATCCTCCGTGATCCCTGGTGGCCCCCAGGTGCTGTGGAGCGGCGTGTTCAGTATGGATGGAGGTCCGACCAACACCGAGCTGGTTCTGTTTGACATCAGTCTAGACCTCAGCGTGGGCAGTCTGGTGGATCCAGACTTCTTCCTTGCAAAGGGTACTACCAAGCCGCAGACG ccAAAGACACTGAAGCCAAAGATGGTCCTCCTGAGGCAGAAACACCTGACCGCTGTGCTGGCAGTCAGACAGAAGGCCTGGATGGTTTTCTTCATTGGGACAGGAGATGGGCAGCTCATTAAG CTTGCTGTGGACAAGAACTATGACACCACCTGCACCAGGGTGCTCTACAGAGCCGACGACGACCGCAGAGTGCTTCCCAAATTACGTCTGGATCGAGTGGATGATAAGCACGTCTACATCCCATTTCAAAACCAG GTGAAGCGTGTACCTGTGTCAAAGTGCAGCACATACACAACTGTAGAGGAGTGTTGGTCCGCACAGGATCCACATTGTGTCTGGTGCAGCTCCATCAGAAG GTGCACATTTGAAGAGGAGTGTCAGGGTTCTGAGTGGTTATCCATCCCCGACGTGTCTCAACAGAAAATGGTCTCATACAAAGTAGTAAAGGACAGGACTGACCAA ATCACACTTACCATCCAGACACACGTGACAGCGAGTCAGGACTCACTCTCCAACTTCGCCTGTCAATTCAGTTCAAAGTTGTCTTCAGAGTTTTGTCGCAGGGACAGCCCTCctccacatttcccacaatgcagctgcATCCTTACAAATGGTCAAATTCCTGCTGGAG GCCTCAATGTCACAGTTAGAATTAGACTTGGGACGACAAAATTGTTGGAAAAACTGATGCTAACCAACTGCAATGACATCCAGGGGCCACCAACCTATGTCCT GTGTCACCGGTGTGTTGAGGCTGGCTGTGACTGGGGTATGGGTGGCTGTTCCTGGGCCAATCAAGaagcagaaaat GACAGCGTTTGTCAAATGATGGTGTCTGGGATGAAATTTTCT AGTCCAGAGatcatctccatctctcccAGCATCGTGTCATTCTATGGCAGGAACCATGTGGTGCTTTCTGGTCGGAACCTTGATGGTGTGACCAGAGTCAGGCTCCATGCAGACACAACCTGCAACCCACAAGA ATCTCCTGTATGGAACAATACTGGTGTGAATCTGACGTTCCACATTCCCAGCGCCGACAATAAAGGTGTGGTGAAGGTTTGTGTTCTCCTCCCAGATGGTAGTTGCCATGGCAATGCAGAAATTACCTACCAGTCATCACCATCCTGCACCAACATTGTACCAAACAGCAGTTGGATCAG TGGGAAGAGGACGATCACAATGATAGGGTCTCATCTGGAGTTTGTGGAAGGGGTCCTACACAGCTCCGCCATGCAGGACGTCAGATCTACCCGAGACAACTGCTATAAG AATCTCACCTATGACACCCCTGCATCGGACAATGTGGACATTTTTCAGAGTGGTGTGTTTGTCAGAGTAGCCAATGAAACTCTGACCTGCTCCACAACTATAACCTACTACCCAGACCCCGAGTTCACCAGCTTCACCAGCACAAGGATAGGAGATGATGTCCGCATCACCATACAG aaaaaggCTGACAAACTGGAGATAATTCCTGTGGAGCTGATGGTGTGGGGCGTTCAGGAGGGGAAACAACACCCCTGCAtcatggaagaaaaagaaacaagtgtTGAGACAGAGTTTTTTATCTGTGAGATTCGAATGACACCTAAAGCTAAATTTCAACAATTAAAG ATAAACTATGGAAATAAGACAgtgacattaaacattaaatcattTCCTCTGTTTGCTCTGATACCAATAGTTCTTCTGCCAATACCCTGCATTGTTGTTT TGGTGATTATTGTGTATCGACGTAAACAGAAGAAACTGACTGCTAAGATCAAAAAGGTCATGGATGATATGGAGCTCAACATCAGGAATGATATTAGGCAAG GTTTTGTGGACCTTCAGACAGAGAAAGCTGACCTGATGGAAAATGTTGGCGCCATTCCCTTCCTGGACTACAAGCACTTTGCCTCCAGAATCTTTTTTCCTGAG AGTGAATCTCTGATGGCGTTGTGTATCAAAGACATTGATCAG GTCCAACTTGATGAGTGCTGCCAGGGATTGTCCAAACTGATCCAAAACAAGGTCTTCCTCACATCTATGGTGCACGCTCTGGAGGAACAGAAGAGCTTCACAATAAAAGACAA GTGTGTGTTCGCGTCATTGCTGACTGTAACGCTTCATAATAACTTGTGGTACCTGACGGAGGTAATGGAGGCTCTGTTGAAGGACCTgatgcagcagagcagcagctctCAACCTAAACTGCTGCTCCGACGTACCGAGTCCATCGTGGAGAAGCTCCTGACCAACTGGATGTCCATCTGCCTCTACGGCTTCCTCCGA GAAAGCGTTGGCCAGCACTTGTTTCTGATGGTGAGTGCTCTCACGCAGCAGACGGCCAGAGGACCAGTGGACTGTGTGACGGAGAAAGCTCTGTACACGCTCAGTGAGGACTGGCTGCTGTGGCAGGCTCAAGACTACAGCTCCTTG AAGCTGAAGGTGCTGTTTGCAGTAGGCAGCAATGGAGAGGTCAGCGAGCCTCTGGAGGTCAACGCTCTCAGCTGTGACAGCATCGAACAGGTCAAAGAGAAAATCCTGTCCGCCTTCAGAGCCAAGTTTGGTTTCGCTTACAGCACCACTCTCGTAAACTTGTGTATTG AGTATGAGAAGAATGGATCATTTGTCCCGCTAAAGGAAGTGGATGGGAGCTCTGAGGTCATCGGGGAGGTGACAATGCTCAACACGCTGAAGCACTACATG GTTCCTGATGGAGCTACGATCAAAGTGCTCTCCACAAAAACTCATCCTCCTCTGAGCCCACAGGGTAGTCTGAAGG ATGATGAGAACTTCTCCGGAAAATACTTCCACTTG ATTGACCCTGATGTCGACACGGACCAAAGAAAAAACCCAGAGGTGAAGAAGTTCAAACTGAAGGAAGTGCACCTTACCAAACTGCTCTCCACCAAG GTGGCGGTGCATTCGTTTGTGGAGAACTTGTTCAGATCGATCTGGGGGATGCCAAAGGGCAGAGCTCCACATgctgtcaaatttttttttgacttccTGGATACCCAGGCAGACAGCATGAAGATCATGGACCCAGATGTGCTTCACATCTGGAAGACTAACAG TTTGCCCCTGCGGTTCTGGGTCAACATCATCAAGAACCCtcagtttgtttttgacatGGAGAAGACTCCCCATTTGGACGGCTGCCTGTCAGTCATTGCTCAGGCCTTCATGGACTCCTTTTCTCTTAGTGAATTACAACTGGGGAAG CATGCTCCAACCAACAAGCTCCTCTACGCCAAAGACATTCCCAAGTTCAAACAGGAGGTCAAGGGTTACTATAAGCAGATCAGAGATCATCCACTAATCACAGTCCCGGAATTCAAAGAGTTCCTGCAGGAGTCGTCAGAG aaacatgaaaacaagttCAATGAAGCTGCGGCCCTCAGAGAGCTCTACAGATTTGTCCAGAAATACTTCACAGAG ATCGTAGAGAAGCTGGACCAAAACGGAACCCCTTCAGAGCTGACGGAGCAACTACATCAcgttaaaaaattgtttgatGGACTAAAAAGCTGCTCATGGAATTGA